From a single Desulfatirhabdium butyrativorans DSM 18734 genomic region:
- a CDS encoding type IV pilin protein → MKLRHNKIYLNEHHGFTLIELMLVVALIGLLSAMAVSIFSGYDCKTKQAEAQKNLSVIYDGQTAYYVEHDEYATALSDIGFTFKATNSGWYQYDAGGNDQTFTATASNGPKGDAWSVNQDKVFSNINKGCGR, encoded by the coding sequence ATGAAGTTAAGGCATAACAAAATTTATTTAAATGAACATCATGGGTTCACTCTCATTGAACTCATGCTTGTTGTTGCCTTAATCGGCCTGCTCAGCGCCATGGCAGTTTCCATATTTTCCGGTTATGATTGCAAAACAAAACAGGCCGAAGCCCAAAAAAATCTCTCCGTAATTTATGATGGTCAAACGGCGTATTATGTCGAGCACGATGAATATGCCACTGCCTTGAGCGATATCGGCTTTACTTTCAAAGCAACCAATTCGGGGTGGTATCAGTATGATGCCGGCGGCAACGATCAAACATTTACTGCAACCGCTTCGAATGGACCCAAAGGAGATGCATGGAGTGTAAACCAGGATAAGGTTTTTTCCAATATCAACAAAGGTTGCGGAAGATAA
- a CDS encoding GtrA family protein: MASNMLRRQQVRFLLVGIWNTIFGYLVFIGMDSLFALLFSKRYVAYMTAAVVSNVLAIINAYIFHKTITFKSTTGGIGMIFEFARFSSTYLITFAINLILLPFFVEVVHVSPRVAGALVIGCCTFISYVGHSRFSFKNRGNR, encoded by the coding sequence ATGGCCTCAAACATGCTGAGACGGCAGCAGGTCCGTTTTCTTCTGGTTGGGATATGGAATACCATATTCGGTTATCTGGTTTTCATTGGAATGGATTCGCTTTTTGCCCTGCTGTTTTCAAAGCGCTATGTCGCCTATATGACTGCGGCCGTTGTATCAAATGTCCTGGCTATCATTAATGCGTATATCTTCCATAAGACCATTACCTTCAAGTCCACCACGGGCGGTATCGGCATGATCTTCGAGTTCGCTCGGTTTTCATCGACATATCTGATCACATTCGCTATCAACCTGATCCTACTGCCTTTCTTTGTGGAAGTCGTCCATGTTTCACCCAGGGTTGCTGGAGCGCTGGTCATTGGCTGCTGTACCTTCATCAGTTATGTCGGGCATTCGAGATTCTCTTTTAAAAATCGAGGGAATCGATGA
- a CDS encoding glycosyltransferase family 2 protein, with amino-acid sequence MGKKLISIMSNCFNEALNVEELHRQVVEQLRQFPQYEYELIFVDNCSTDGTVDRIRSIIAVDPNVRCIVNARNFGQVRSPFHGLLQTRGAAVISMAADLQDPPALLGDFIRKWEEGYAVVVGVKEKTRENFLMDWARRLYYRLLATLSESPQIENFTGFGLYDRSFIEVLRQLDETNPYFRGLVAELGWRIAQVSYTQPLRCKGKSSNSLLTLYDLAMLGFVNHSRLPLRLASIFGFLVATFALLTALGYLIYKLFYWDTFQLGMAPLLIGIFLFGGLQLFFLGLIGEYIGVIYSRVRRRPLVIEQERLNFPSQEE; translated from the coding sequence ATGGGCAAAAAACTGATCAGTATCATGAGTAATTGCTTTAATGAAGCCCTCAATGTTGAGGAGCTCCATCGGCAGGTAGTGGAGCAGCTCCGGCAGTTTCCCCAGTATGAATATGAGCTCATCTTCGTTGATAATTGCTCGACGGACGGTACCGTGGACAGAATTCGCAGCATCATAGCTGTCGATCCCAATGTTAGGTGCATCGTCAATGCCAGAAACTTCGGACAGGTGCGTTCACCCTTTCATGGCTTGCTGCAGACCAGAGGCGCAGCCGTCATCAGCATGGCTGCGGACCTTCAAGATCCGCCAGCGCTTCTTGGCGATTTCATTCGCAAGTGGGAAGAGGGATACGCCGTAGTCGTGGGGGTGAAGGAGAAAACCCGGGAGAACTTCCTGATGGACTGGGCGCGACGGCTGTACTACCGCTTGCTCGCGACGCTCTCGGAGTCCCCCCAGATCGAAAACTTTACAGGATTCGGCCTCTACGATCGCTCCTTCATCGAGGTTCTTCGCCAGCTCGATGAGACGAATCCCTATTTCCGCGGGCTGGTTGCTGAGCTCGGCTGGCGGATAGCACAGGTTTCTTACACCCAGCCCCTTCGCTGCAAGGGCAAGAGCAGTAATTCGCTCCTCACCCTTTATGATCTAGCCATGCTCGGGTTCGTCAACCACTCCCGGCTCCCTCTGCGCTTGGCCAGCATCTTCGGGTTTCTGGTGGCTACCTTTGCCCTGTTAACCGCTCTTGGCTATCTTATCTACAAGTTGTTCTACTGGGACACCTTTCAGCTCGGCATGGCGCCCCTGCTCATAGGTATCTTTCTGTTCGGCGGGCTTCAGCTCTTCTTCCTTGGCCTCATCGGTGAATACATCGGCGTGATCTATTCCCGGGTGCGCAGGCGGCCCCTCGTTATCGAACAGGAACGATTGAATTTCCCCTCACAGGAAGAATAG
- a CDS encoding type IV pilin protein, whose translation MLSRIRRKETGFTLIELMIVVAIIGILAAIAIPNFMNYQCKAKQSEAKSNLGNIRTAEEAYYAEKDSYGATLGDIGFSVKGTDKQSYSYGLAASGTGTTAAFTATAGATAGGKLVGDVWTINQEGALTNTTNKCQ comes from the coding sequence ATGTTGAGCAGGATTCGCAGGAAGGAAACAGGTTTTACCCTCATCGAGCTGATGATCGTCGTTGCCATCATCGGCATCCTGGCGGCCATCGCCATCCCCAATTTCATGAACTATCAGTGCAAGGCAAAACAAAGCGAGGCCAAATCCAATCTGGGAAACATTAGGACTGCTGAAGAAGCCTATTATGCTGAAAAAGATTCTTACGGTGCAACATTGGGTGATATTGGATTTTCGGTAAAAGGTACGGATAAACAAAGCTACAGCTATGGTTTAGCCGCTAGTGGCACGGGTACGACTGCTGCGTTTACTGCGACCGCTGGCGCCACCGCCGGGGGAAAACTCGTGGGTGATGTTTGGACGATCAATCAAGAAGGTGCATTGACCAACACGACGAACAAATGCCAATAG